The following proteins are encoded in a genomic region of Bacteroidota bacterium:
- a CDS encoding diaminopimelate epimerase, which produces MTLNFSKYQGTGNDFILIDNRQLTFPSSNISVIEKLCHRKFGVGADGLMLLQNKAGYDFEMVYFNADGRQSSMCGNGGRCIAAFAASLDIINQKGFFWAIDGEHLVEIKKRNEIEMEISLKMTDVVKIKDFNSCFVLDTGSPHYIMFTENIENINVTKMGKQIRNSESFLKDGINVNFVEVNENVLKVRTYERGVEDETLSCGTGVTAAVLAAMYSGRITNTASVDVKVPGGNLKVYFSNSGSGNFSDIWLEGPATFVFSGKIDI; this is translated from the coding sequence TTGACTCTTAATTTTTCAAAATATCAAGGTACAGGCAACGATTTTATTCTAATTGATAACCGCCAATTAACATTTCCAAGCAGCAATATTTCTGTTATTGAAAAATTATGCCATAGAAAATTTGGTGTTGGAGCCGATGGCCTAATGCTTTTGCAAAACAAGGCTGGGTATGATTTTGAGATGGTATATTTTAATGCAGATGGAAGGCAAAGTTCAATGTGTGGAAATGGAGGCAGATGTATTGCTGCTTTTGCAGCATCCCTTGATATAATTAATCAAAAGGGATTTTTTTGGGCTATAGATGGTGAACATTTAGTTGAAATAAAAAAAAGGAATGAAATTGAAATGGAAATTAGTCTTAAAATGACTGATGTGGTAAAGATAAAAGATTTCAATAGTTGTTTTGTCCTGGATACTGGTTCACCACATTATATAATGTTTACAGAAAACATTGAGAACATTAATGTTACAAAAATGGGTAAGCAAATTCGTAATAGTGAATCCTTTTTGAAAGATGGAATAAATGTCAATTTTGTTGAAGTGAATGAAAACGTACTCAAAGTAAGAACTTATGAAAGAGGAGTTGAGGATGAAACTTTGTCCTGTGGCACAGGTGTTACAGCAGCAGTTTTGGCAGCCATGTATTCAGGAAGAATAACCAATACAGCATCAGTGGATGTTAAGGTGCCAGGTGGAAATTTAAAGGTTTATTTTTCAAATTCAGGTTCTGGGAATTTTTCTGATATTTGGCTTGAAGGCCCTGCAACATTTGTTTTTAGCGGTAAAATTGATATTTAA
- a CDS encoding phosphoglucomutase/phosphomannomutase family protein: MTKIKFGTDGWRAIIAKDFTTDNVARVTQATATWLNENFENPSVVIGHDCRFAGELFAQTAAIVMAVNGVKVKLAKDFVSTPMISLGANKLKTSLGIIITASHNPPSYNGFKLKGGYGGPLLPLKVQEIEDLIKDENHVELDTYTVEDFQKKGLIEYTDLESMYVEHVEANFDLDSIRNSGLELAFDAMFGSGQNVMRRLFPDITFLHCDYNPSFEGQAPEPIHKNLLEFSETIKMAGNIDCGLAVDGDADRIGLYDSKGNFIDSHHIILLLIHYLVKYKGLKGKVCTAFSTTVKIKKMCKHYGLELEVVKIGFKYICEIMLKEDVLIGGEESGGIAVKGHIPERDGIWMGMVIWEYMAKSGKSLNELIEEVYEITGKFAFERSDLHLNEEIKNKIVNNCRNNNYSGFGNYKIERTENLDGYKYFFNDDEWLMIRASGTEPVLRTYAESETREKAFEILKTVEKHLLENLTF; encoded by the coding sequence ATGACTAAGATAAAATTCGGCACAGATGGATGGAGGGCAATTATTGCTAAAGATTTCACCACAGATAATGTGGCGAGAGTAACACAAGCAACGGCTACATGGCTAAATGAGAATTTTGAAAATCCATCTGTTGTAATCGGGCATGATTGCCGCTTTGCAGGAGAGTTGTTTGCCCAAACCGCAGCTATTGTGATGGCTGTAAATGGCGTTAAAGTTAAACTGGCAAAAGATTTTGTGTCAACCCCTATGATATCGTTAGGAGCAAATAAACTAAAAACCAGTCTTGGAATAATTATTACAGCAAGTCACAATCCGCCTTCCTATAATGGATTTAAACTTAAAGGCGGATATGGTGGGCCACTGTTACCTTTAAAAGTGCAGGAAATTGAGGATTTAATTAAGGATGAAAATCATGTAGAACTTGATACCTATACTGTTGAGGATTTTCAAAAAAAAGGCCTTATTGAATATACCGACCTTGAAAGCATGTATGTGGAGCATGTTGAGGCAAATTTTGATTTGGATTCCATAAGGAATTCCGGTCTTGAACTTGCGTTCGATGCCATGTTTGGCTCCGGGCAAAATGTTATGCGCAGGCTTTTTCCAGACATAACTTTTCTTCATTGTGATTATAACCCTTCATTTGAAGGACAGGCTCCTGAGCCAATTCATAAAAACCTGCTTGAATTTTCAGAAACCATAAAAATGGCAGGAAACATCGATTGTGGACTTGCAGTAGATGGAGATGCTGATAGAATAGGTCTTTATGACAGTAAGGGGAATTTTATAGATTCACATCATATCATCCTTTTACTAATTCATTATCTTGTAAAATATAAAGGACTCAAAGGAAAAGTGTGTACTGCATTTTCAACAACTGTAAAGATTAAAAAAATGTGTAAACACTATGGTTTGGAACTTGAAGTAGTTAAAATCGGGTTTAAATACATTTGTGAAATAATGCTAAAAGAAGATGTTTTAATAGGAGGAGAGGAATCCGGTGGAATTGCAGTAAAGGGCCATATCCCTGAACGTGATGGAATTTGGATGGGGATGGTAATTTGGGAATATATGGCTAAATCAGGAAAATCTTTGAATGAGCTTATTGAGGAAGTATATGAAATTACGGGTAAATTTGCTTTTGAACGTTCTGATCTTCATTTAAATGAGGAAATAAAAAACAAAATTGTTAACAATTGCCGCAACAACAATTACTCAGGTTTTGGGAATTATAAAATTGAAAGAACCGAAAACCTTGATGGGTATAAATATTTTTTCAACGATGATGAATGGTTAATGATAAGGGCTTCAGGAACTGAACCTGTATTGAGAACCTATGCAGAATCAGAAACCAGGGAAAAGGCTTTTGAAATTCTTAAAACTGTAGAAAAACATTTGCTGGAAAATTTAACATTTTGA
- a CDS encoding Do family serine endopeptidase: protein MRILKNTAGAFLIAIIGGFTALGISEFKENNSRHKELLTDNRTFPVNYTLPDKAAASGSDFVMAAEMTVNSVVHVTTVTQTTTEEFDPFEYFFRGGEIQPRPHTQLSAGSGVIISDDGYIVTNNHVITNADKIEVVLNNRTTYEAKVIGTDPTTDLALLKIKAKDLPYITFGNSDKVRIGEWVLAVGNPFNLTSTVTAGIVSAKGRSINILQQDAAKGIFPIESFIQTDAAVNPGNSGGALVNINGELVGINTAIASGTGFFSGYSFAIPVNIVKKVSKDLIEFGEVQRAFLGVSITDIDSRFAQDHNLKELKGVFVAGLTEGGSAIAAGIKQGDVITKIEERDINSVPELQEQISKYRPGDKIEVTIIRNGNEKIIKVTLKSLNGATSVSNDKTDSKEKTSALGAVFAPVTKTEMKRLKIQGGAKVERLGPGKLQSAGVQESFIITRIDKQEILSPEDVISALENLKGGTLIEGVYPNGMRAYYGFGL, encoded by the coding sequence ATGCGAATCCTAAAAAATACAGCAGGAGCCTTTCTAATTGCCATCATAGGTGGATTTACAGCCCTTGGAATCTCTGAATTTAAAGAAAACAATTCAAGGCATAAGGAATTATTAACTGACAACAGAACATTTCCTGTAAATTATACACTTCCAGATAAAGCAGCTGCATCAGGGTCTGATTTTGTTATGGCTGCAGAAATGACAGTTAATTCTGTGGTTCACGTTACAACAGTTACACAAACCACAACAGAAGAATTTGACCCCTTTGAGTATTTTTTTAGAGGTGGGGAAATTCAACCTCGACCTCATACTCAGCTTTCTGCTGGCTCAGGAGTTATTATCTCTGATGATGGTTACATTGTAACCAATAACCACGTAATAACAAATGCAGATAAAATAGAAGTGGTTTTAAATAACAGGACAACCTATGAGGCAAAAGTAATCGGCACTGACCCTACAACAGATTTAGCCCTTTTAAAAATCAAGGCAAAAGATTTACCTTATATTACTTTTGGAAATTCAGACAAAGTTCGTATTGGTGAGTGGGTATTGGCTGTTGGAAATCCTTTTAATTTAACTTCCACTGTTACTGCTGGAATTGTAAGTGCAAAAGGAAGAAGCATTAACATTTTACAACAAGATGCTGCTAAAGGTATTTTCCCTATTGAATCATTTATTCAAACTGATGCTGCAGTAAATCCAGGAAACAGCGGAGGGGCCCTGGTAAATATCAATGGTGAACTTGTTGGAATTAATACCGCAATTGCTTCTGGAACAGGATTTTTTAGCGGCTACTCTTTTGCAATACCTGTAAATATTGTAAAAAAAGTAAGCAAGGATTTAATTGAATTTGGTGAAGTGCAAAGGGCATTTTTAGGAGTAAGTATTACTGATATTGATTCCAGATTTGCTCAGGATCATAACCTGAAAGAACTAAAAGGTGTATTTGTAGCAGGTCTTACCGAAGGAGGATCAGCAATTGCAGCAGGTATAAAACAAGGTGATGTAATAACCAAAATAGAAGAACGCGATATAAACAGCGTTCCTGAGCTACAGGAACAAATTAGCAAATACCGTCCAGGAGATAAAATTGAAGTAACAATAATTAGAAACGGAAATGAAAAAATTATTAAAGTCACATTAAAAAGTCTGAATGGTGCAACCTCGGTTTCTAATGATAAAACAGATTCTAAAGAAAAAACAAGTGCCCTGGGTGCTGTCTTTGCACCTGTAACCAAAACTGAAATGAAAAGATTAAAAATTCAAGGAGGGGCAAAAGTTGAAAGACTTGGCCCTGGAAAACTTCAGTCAGCAGGTGTTCAGGAAAGCTTTATTATTACTCGTATCGACAAGCAGGAAATTCTCTCACCTGAAGATGTTATTTCAGCCCTTGAAAATTTAAAAGGAGGAACATTAATCGAAGGCGTATATCCAAATGGAATGCGCGCTTATTACGGATTCGGATTATAA
- a CDS encoding DUF3494 domain-containing protein has protein sequence MKNQKVLISRSKFRIIPILALLSIILVVGCKKDKTDDPLPKAPTVVSISPANDLTGVERNSEIIVNFSDRMDISSITASTFILKHGTTVVLGTVSCWGKTARFKPTNELSANTTYTVTITTGVENSADVPLENKFVSIFTTKAAPGTGPGTGTGSNLTAVNLGAAGNYVILAKTAINNSPTSDITGDLGLSPAATSYITGFSLTNATGYATSAQVTGKIYAADMVTPTSDNLTTAVTNMITAYNDAAGRPTPDYTELGTGNIGGKTLSAGLYKWTSTVTMPSSVTLSGSSTDVWIFQISGDLSVSSSVNITLSGGALAKNIFWQVAGEVTIGTAAKFQGVILTQTAVTLGTGATLNGRALAQTAVILDSNIITTP, from the coding sequence ATGAAAAATCAAAAAGTTTTAATTAGCCGATCAAAGTTTAGAATAATTCCAATACTGGCTTTGCTGTCAATAATACTGGTTGTTGGATGTAAAAAAGACAAAACCGATGATCCATTGCCAAAGGCTCCTACTGTAGTTTCAATTAGTCCGGCTAACGACTTAACCGGAGTTGAAAGAAACAGTGAGATAATAGTAAATTTCAGTGACAGAATGGATATTTCAAGCATCACTGCTTCTACTTTTATTTTAAAGCATGGTACAACTGTAGTTTTAGGTACGGTTTCATGCTGGGGGAAAACAGCACGATTTAAGCCAACAAATGAATTGTCTGCCAACACTACTTATACGGTAACAATAACTACGGGAGTTGAAAATTCGGCAGATGTTCCACTTGAAAACAAGTTTGTATCTATTTTTACAACTAAGGCAGCACCAGGTACAGGTCCTGGTACGGGAACGGGTTCAAATCTTACAGCAGTAAATCTTGGGGCAGCTGGAAATTATGTGATACTTGCAAAAACAGCAATAAATAATAGTCCTACTTCAGATATAACAGGAGATTTGGGATTAAGTCCAGCAGCTACTTCATACATTACAGGTTTTTCGTTAACAAATGCAACAGGATATGCTACATCGGCACAGGTAACAGGGAAAATATATGCAGCAGATATGGTAACACCAACATCGGATAATCTTACAACGGCAGTAACCAATATGATTACGGCCTATAATGATGCAGCAGGGCGTCCAACACCAGATTATACTGAATTGGGAACTGGAAATATAGGAGGTAAGACACTTTCTGCCGGACTTTATAAATGGACAAGTACCGTTACTATGCCAAGTAGTGTTACACTCTCTGGAAGTTCTACTGATGTTTGGATTTTTCAGATTTCAGGAGATCTTTCTGTAAGTTCTTCAGTAAACATTACACTAAGTGGAGGTGCACTGGCAAAAAACATTTTTTGGCAAGTAGCAGGTGAAGTAACCATTGGGACAGCAGCTAAATTCCAAGGAGTTATTTTGACTCAAACTGCCGTTACTCTTGGTACAGGAGCAACACTTAATGGCAGGGCTTTGGCGCAAACTGCAGTAATCTTGGATAGTAATATTATTACAACGCCTTAA
- the mltG gene encoding endolytic transglycosylase MltG: MAKKKKGGKSFIIKIIIAVFLILMLGGGFWAYDKYKMIHLPNVFLGKQTKQHLYIPTGSSMQDVVNILYENGYIINKSSFEWLAEQKNYRNHVYPGKYLIKTGMSNNKLIDLLRSGEQEPIKLTFNSIRTKEQLAGRIGLQIEADSLSLIKLIEDVNFLATKYKMGPESALTLFIPNTYEFYWNTSAEQFLDRMAKEYKAFWTEDRKAKSRQIGLTQSEVTILASIVQAEQARHNDEKPIIAGLYLNRLKKGMRLESDPTLVYAHGDFSINRVLNIHKEINSPYNTYRNAGLPPGPINLPEVTSLDAVLNFKKNDYIFMCAKEDFSGYHNFSKTLEQHGIYAQKYRAALNKRKIMK, encoded by the coding sequence ATGGCGAAAAAGAAAAAGGGAGGAAAATCATTTATTATAAAGATTATTATTGCTGTTTTTTTGATATTAATGTTGGGAGGTGGTTTTTGGGCTTATGACAAGTACAAGATGATACACCTACCCAATGTGTTTTTAGGAAAACAAACAAAACAACATTTATATATTCCCACAGGTTCTTCAATGCAGGATGTTGTGAACATATTATATGAAAATGGTTATATTATAAATAAAAGTTCCTTTGAATGGCTTGCAGAGCAAAAGAATTACAGAAATCATGTTTACCCGGGGAAATATTTAATAAAAACCGGTATGAGCAACAACAAGCTTATTGATCTATTACGTTCAGGGGAACAAGAGCCAATAAAACTAACTTTTAATTCAATTCGAACAAAAGAGCAACTAGCAGGACGTATAGGTTTACAAATAGAGGCTGATTCATTATCATTGATTAAATTGATTGAGGATGTAAATTTCCTTGCTACAAAATATAAAATGGGCCCTGAAAGTGCTTTAACATTATTTATTCCAAATACCTATGAATTTTATTGGAATACATCAGCAGAACAATTTTTAGACCGCATGGCCAAGGAATATAAAGCTTTTTGGACAGAAGACCGAAAGGCAAAATCAAGGCAAATTGGTTTAACTCAGTCAGAAGTTACAATTCTTGCTTCTATAGTTCAGGCTGAGCAAGCAAGGCACAATGATGAAAAACCAATTATCGCGGGATTATATCTTAACAGGCTAAAAAAAGGAATGCGACTTGAATCAGATCCAACACTCGTTTATGCTCATGGCGATTTTTCAATTAACAGGGTTTTGAATATTCATAAAGAAATAAATTCCCCCTATAATACATATAGAAATGCTGGATTGCCACCTGGTCCAATCAATCTTCCGGAAGTAACTTCCCTTGATGCTGTTTTAAATTTTAAAAAGAATGATTATATATTTATGTGTGCAAAGGAAGATTTTTCGGGTTATCATAATTTTTCCAAAACCCTTGAGCAACATGGAATTTATGCTCAAAAATATCGAGCGGCCTTAAATAAGCGTAAAATAATGAAGTAA
- a CDS encoding GNAT family N-acetyltransferase translates to MNSLIGANVSLRALEPKDAQILYEWENDAEVWKVSNTLVPFSMHLLEIYVNSAQDIYLNKQLRFMICLKDKAIGTIDLFDYEPFHQRAGVGIIIADKSQRQKGYASEALGIIVDYCFSILFLHQLYCNIESSNEQSLKLFLAKDFSIVGVKKDWNRTSDSFNDEYLLQLINYNQY, encoded by the coding sequence ATGAACTCATTAATAGGTGCAAATGTAAGTTTAAGGGCATTAGAACCTAAAGATGCCCAAATATTGTATGAGTGGGAAAATGATGCGGAAGTGTGGAAGGTTAGCAATACACTTGTTCCGTTTTCAATGCACCTTTTAGAAATATATGTAAATTCTGCCCAGGATATTTATTTAAATAAGCAGCTTCGTTTTATGATTTGCCTTAAGGACAAGGCAATTGGCACTATCGATTTATTTGATTATGAGCCTTTCCATCAGAGGGCTGGAGTAGGTATTATCATCGCGGATAAAAGTCAAAGGCAAAAGGGTTACGCCTCTGAAGCTCTTGGTATTATTGTTGATTATTGTTTTTCGATTTTGTTTTTACATCAGTTGTATTGCAATATAGAATCATCAAATGAACAAAGTTTAAAATTGTTTTTAGCCAAAGATTTTTCAATAGTAGGAGTTAAAAAAGACTGGAATAGGACCAGTGATAGCTTTAATGATGAGTATCTTTTGCAGTTGATTAATTATAACCAATATTAG
- a CDS encoding ABC transporter ATP-binding protein: MKLLLNYLKQHKWLMVLALVLAAINQLFSLIDPLIFKHMVDEYAISAKKFSKEEYIMGIGGLILLSMGAAMISRIAKNFQDYYVNVVTQKLGAQIYSDGLKHSLELPYQVFEDQRSGETLGKLQKVRTDVEKLIFAFVSILFTSLVGVIFVMIYAIKIHWLIAPVYFSAVPLLGFVSSYLSKRIKTIHKKIVGETTALAGSTTESLRNIELVKSLGLSEQEINRLNTTTIKILGLELKKVRYIRSISFVQGTFVNFLRSSILFLLLYLIFADNLTLGQLFSLQIYSFFIFGPLQELGNIISIYREAEVSLENFQNILNTPKEEKPKLPVEIEGVQTLEFKKVSFKHLTAATYALENISFSAKKGETIAFVGPSGSGKTTLVKLLVGLYKPKEGEIEYNGYNGNVIDLDQLRSQIGFVTQDAQLFSGTIKENLLFVAPGATHEECIEVLNKAACQSLLNRADNGLDTMIGEGGVKVSGGEKQRLSIARALLRKPSLLVFDEATSALDSLTENEINKTIRNLSENQNHVTIIIAHRLSTVMHADKIFALERGNIIEQGKHEDLLIQKGLYYAMWRQQIGEKHEVVGIV, from the coding sequence ATGAAATTACTATTAAATTATTTAAAACAACATAAATGGCTAATGGTATTAGCATTGGTGCTAGCTGCAATTAATCAACTGTTTTCACTAATTGATCCTTTGATTTTTAAGCATATGGTTGATGAATATGCCATAAGTGCTAAAAAGTTTAGCAAAGAAGAATATATAATGGGTATTGGTGGATTAATATTGCTGTCTATGGGAGCAGCAATGATATCACGTATCGCTAAGAATTTTCAGGATTATTATGTAAATGTTGTAACCCAGAAACTGGGAGCCCAAATATATTCAGATGGGTTAAAACATTCCCTGGAATTACCTTATCAGGTTTTTGAGGATCAGCGTAGTGGAGAAACTCTTGGAAAACTTCAAAAAGTAAGAACTGATGTAGAAAAATTAATTTTTGCTTTTGTAAGCATACTTTTCACCTCATTGGTGGGAGTTATATTTGTAATGATATATGCTATAAAAATTCATTGGTTAATTGCCCCTGTTTATTTTTCTGCAGTTCCCCTTTTGGGTTTTGTAAGTTCCTATTTAAGCAAACGCATTAAAACCATTCATAAAAAAATTGTTGGCGAAACAACTGCTTTGGCAGGTTCAACAACTGAATCACTTAGAAACATTGAATTGGTAAAAAGTCTTGGACTTTCAGAGCAGGAAATTAACCGACTAAATACAACTACAATTAAAATACTAGGATTGGAGCTTAAAAAGGTAAGGTATATTAGGAGTATAAGCTTTGTACAGGGAACCTTTGTTAACTTTTTAAGAAGCAGTATTTTATTTTTACTTCTTTACCTTATTTTTGCCGATAACCTAACTTTAGGACAACTGTTTTCCTTACAGATCTATTCCTTTTTCATATTTGGACCTCTGCAAGAGTTAGGTAATATCATAAGCATTTATAGAGAAGCTGAGGTTTCCCTTGAAAATTTTCAAAATATTCTAAATACTCCAAAAGAAGAAAAACCTAAATTACCTGTAGAAATTGAAGGAGTTCAAACATTAGAATTTAAAAAAGTAAGTTTTAAACACCTAACTGCAGCTACTTATGCGCTTGAAAACATTTCATTTTCAGCTAAAAAAGGAGAAACAATTGCCTTTGTAGGCCCTTCAGGTTCCGGAAAAACAACCCTTGTAAAATTGCTCGTAGGACTGTATAAACCAAAAGAGGGTGAAATAGAATACAATGGATACAATGGAAATGTTATTGACCTTGATCAATTACGCTCTCAAATAGGATTTGTAACACAGGATGCCCAATTGTTTTCAGGAACAATAAAAGAAAACTTATTGTTTGTTGCCCCTGGTGCTACCCATGAAGAATGTATTGAAGTTTTAAACAAAGCCGCCTGTCAAAGTCTTTTAAACAGAGCCGATAATGGCCTTGACACCATGATTGGAGAAGGGGGTGTAAAAGTATCAGGAGGTGAAAAGCAACGACTATCAATAGCTAGAGCGCTCCTACGCAAACCTTCTTTACTCGTGTTTGATGAGGCAACCTCCGCCCTTGATTCATTAACAGAAAACGAAATAAATAAAACCATTCGCAATTTATCTGAAAATCAAAACCATGTAACAATAATAATCGCACACAGGTTAAGTACGGTTATGCATGCCGATAAAATTTTCGCTTTGGAAAGAGGAAATATTATTGAACAAGGAAAACACGAAGATCTACTAATCCAAAAAGGATTATATTATGCCATGTGGCGTCAGCAAATAGGTGAAAAACATGAAGTTGTAGGTATAGTTTAA